A stretch of Oncorhynchus mykiss isolate Arlee chromosome 12, USDA_OmykA_1.1, whole genome shotgun sequence DNA encodes these proteins:
- the LOC110538065 gene encoding coiled-coil domain-containing protein 103 isoform X2 yields MDDSPEVLNFSALERELQSAVEADKKYQRENDAKFRALHQKVGTYEEFRDIVLASNLKPLDRKDKAGTPRKQPWNALASTDKGQNQTSCDEIGLKPQLSEFQPRTASEFSRDWRRFGSENPEDKYSLLLSLGGEGIRNIFRAEVGFGLLGEFLVFLSSGLQPGDEAMVIGILEGLSKTPRFGLNVCLLSRAEREACGDLFQNLRKASAAGNSSVKGSKGDVIVHGSNVEEIKETQDAEPETLLPGQTSEAAGRSSDTETLNGIMQLYGVQTVSPPQ; encoded by the exons ATGGATGACTCTCCTGAGGTTTTAAACTTCTCAGCGCTGGAGCGGGAGTTGCAGTCTGCTGTTGAAGCAGACAAGAAATATCAAAGAGAAAATGATGCAAAGTTTCGTGCTCTACACCAGAAGGTCGGAACGTATGAGGAGTTTAG GGACATAGTCCTGGCATCCAACCTGAAACCACTGGACAGGAAGGATAAAGCTGGAACTCCTCGCAAACAGCCATGGAATGCTCTCGCCTCCACTGACAAAGGGCAGAACCAGACTAGCTGTGATGAAATAGGCCTAAAG CCTCAGTTGTCCGAGTTCCAGCCCAGGACAGCATCAGAGTTCAGCCGGGACTGGCGCAGGTTCGGCAGTGAAAACCCAGAGGATAAATACAGTCTCCTGCTCTCCCTAGGTGGAGAAGGCATTCGGAACATCTTCAGGGCTGAGGTGGGGTTCGGACTACTAGGGGAATTTCTTGTGTTCCTTTCCAGTGGTCTCCAGCCTGGGGATGAGGCCATGGTGATAGGGATCCTGGAGGGGCTGTCCAAGACCCCCAGGTTTGGCCTCAATGTGTGCCTCCTGAGCCGGGCTGAGAGAGAGGCATGTGGAGATCTGTTTCAGAACCTGAGGAAAGCATCAGCAGCGGGGAATAGCAGTGTCAAAGGATCCAAAGGGGATGTCATTGTCCATGGAAGTAATGTGGAAGAGATTAAAGAGACACAAGATGCTGAGCCAGAGACTCTGTTACCAGGACAGACCAGCGAGGCTGCCGGAAGAAGCAGTGATACTGAAACTTTAAATGGTATAATGCAGTTGTATGGGGTTCAAACGGTCTCTCCTCCTCAGTAA
- the LOC110538064 gene encoding Ig-like V-type domain-containing protein FAM187A, whose product MMIPLKHMSLLLLLLQILSFSLLSTYEAPEDKEDIFASRACPAFLVFDNAAYLVDMTVELPCHCKPEEAHSVVWYYQKKLGSPDTRALTDFQGTSVVDSSKVGRGGDLRSRFSIRLFSLLIFRAQEEDSGHYLCGTTKGDFFYGYDVDVQEAHRVSFPWSRAQRRGRAAAVAARAASRSNQDLPLYQVFTSFWPWSVCDRCGVRGEQTRVGLCYVKSDYLHVRYRWTSQTVASCGSSAVPQRFGLTQTNHQGAELGVRSCQVPCPPKSITQPEHQALLEFLGYNEPAANGVPVYYHNHPVDTPLILSCPGAKPQHAVAWDQGSRPLYRSQYMEGLNVTFRLFIDTGHHLHFSPATQDDRGSYYCWIQGKRAAEIRLGVYYRLGRKRLLSDPESLYALRIILLCYGGMTGVFVLIVLLKYTWRTVRPKVAKY is encoded by the coding sequence ATGATGATCCCTTTAAAACACATGTCCCTGTTGCTACTCCTCCTCCagatcctctctttctccctactgTCTACCTATGAGGCCCCTGAAGACAAGGAGGACATTTTTGCCAGTAGGGCCTGTCCTGCCTTCCTTGTGTTTGACAATGCTGCCTATTTGGTTGACATGACCGTAGAGCTGCCCTGTCACTGTAAGCCTGAGGAGGCCCACTCTGTGGTGTGGTACTACCAGAAAAAGCTGGGCAGCCCGGACACCAGGGCCCTCACTGACTTCCAGGGCACCTCTGTGGTGGACTCATCCAAAGTGGGCCGGGGAGGGGACCTCCGGAGTAGGTTCTCCATCCGCCTCTTCAGCCTGCTCATCTTTAGGGCCCAGGAGGAAGACTCGGGCCACTACCTCTGTGGGACGACCAAGGGGGACTTCTTCTATGGTTATGACGTGGACGTCCAAGAGGCTCACAGGGTGTCCTTTCCCTGGAGTCGTGCCCAGAGACGGGGGAGAGCAGCAGCAGTGGCGGCGAGGGCAGCTTCGAGATCCAACCAGGATCTTCCACTCTACCAGGTGTTCACCAGCTTCTGGCCGTGGTCTGTGTGCGACCGCTGTGGCGTGCGGGGTGAGCAGACCCGCGTAGGACTCTGCTACGTGAAGAGCGACTACCTCCACGTGCGCTACAGGTGGACATCTCAGACGGTGGCCTCTTGCGGCTCCTCCGCTGTACCCCAACGGTTTGGCCTCACCCAGACCAACCACCAGGGGGCAGAGCTGGGGGTGCGGAGCTGCCAGGTCCCCTGCCCCCCCAAGTCCATCACCCAGCCAGAACACCAGGCCCTGCTGGAGTTCCTGGGCTACAACGAGCCAGCAGCTAATGGGGTCCCTgtctactaccacaaccacccaGTGGACACCCCACTCATCCTCTCCTGCCCTGGAGCCAAACCTCAGCATGCGGTAGCCTGGGACCAAGGCTCTAGGCCTCTGTATCGCTCCCAGTACATGGAGGGTCTGAACGTGACCTTCCGTCTGTTCATAGACACAGGCCACCACCTGCACTTCAGCCCAGCAACACAGGACGACAGAGGGTCCTACTACTGCTGGATCCAGGGGAAGAGGGCTGCTGAGATCAGGCTGGGGGTTTACTACCGTCTGGGCCGCAAGCGTCTGCTCTCTGACCCTGAGTCGCTCTATGCCCTGAGGATTATTCTCCTCTGCTACGGGGGGATGACTGGGGTATTTGTTTTGATAGTGCTGTTGAAGTATACTTGGCGCACAGTAAGACCAAAAGTAGCCAAATACTAG
- the LOC110538065 gene encoding coiled-coil domain-containing protein 103 isoform X1, whose translation MGIYNDGLPRPNTDDAGPIVRRPWDTQSRPDVIQPRMDDSPEVLNFSALERELQSAVEADKKYQRENDAKFRALHQKVGTYEEFRDIVLASNLKPLDRKDKAGTPRKQPWNALASTDKGQNQTSCDEIGLKPQLSEFQPRTASEFSRDWRRFGSENPEDKYSLLLSLGGEGIRNIFRAEVGFGLLGEFLVFLSSGLQPGDEAMVIGILEGLSKTPRFGLNVCLLSRAEREACGDLFQNLRKASAAGNSSVKGSKGDVIVHGSNVEEIKETQDAEPETLLPGQTSEAAGRSSDTETLNGIMQLYGVQTVSPPQ comes from the exons atgggtatttacaatgacggcctaccccggccaaacacggacgacgctgggccaattgtgcgccgcccatgggatacccaatcacggccggatgtgatacagcctag GATGGATGACTCTCCTGAGGTTTTAAACTTCTCAGCGCTGGAGCGGGAGTTGCAGTCTGCTGTTGAAGCAGACAAGAAATATCAAAGAGAAAATGATGCAAAGTTTCGTGCTCTACACCAGAAGGTCGGAACGTATGAGGAGTTTAG GGACATAGTCCTGGCATCCAACCTGAAACCACTGGACAGGAAGGATAAAGCTGGAACTCCTCGCAAACAGCCATGGAATGCTCTCGCCTCCACTGACAAAGGGCAGAACCAGACTAGCTGTGATGAAATAGGCCTAAAG CCTCAGTTGTCCGAGTTCCAGCCCAGGACAGCATCAGAGTTCAGCCGGGACTGGCGCAGGTTCGGCAGTGAAAACCCAGAGGATAAATACAGTCTCCTGCTCTCCCTAGGTGGAGAAGGCATTCGGAACATCTTCAGGGCTGAGGTGGGGTTCGGACTACTAGGGGAATTTCTTGTGTTCCTTTCCAGTGGTCTCCAGCCTGGGGATGAGGCCATGGTGATAGGGATCCTGGAGGGGCTGTCCAAGACCCCCAGGTTTGGCCTCAATGTGTGCCTCCTGAGCCGGGCTGAGAGAGAGGCATGTGGAGATCTGTTTCAGAACCTGAGGAAAGCATCAGCAGCGGGGAATAGCAGTGTCAAAGGATCCAAAGGGGATGTCATTGTCCATGGAAGTAATGTGGAAGAGATTAAAGAGACACAAGATGCTGAGCCAGAGACTCTGTTACCAGGACAGACCAGCGAGGCTGCCGGAAGAAGCAGTGATACTGAAACTTTAAATGGTATAATGCAGTTGTATGGGGTTCAAACGGTCTCTCCTCCTCAGTAA